The genomic window TTAGCTGTTTCTTCTATTTCTTCAAGAGTTCCCTTTCCATTTAAATAAGCATGATAATCAGCAAGGAGGATTTTTATCTTAAAACCAATTTCTTGAAGTTGTTTCAATTTCATTACTGTAATAGCATGACCTAAATGAATTTTTCCAGAAGGTTCATAACCAGTATAAGCAATAGGTTTATCTTTTTTGAATTTTTCTTCTAATTCTTCAGAAGTTATTACTTCCATTGTTCCTTTTTCTATTAGGTCTATTTTTGCTTTTATATCCATTCAATCACTTTATACTAGTTTGATATTTTGATAATGTTTATTTATTTTATTATTTGTAATTTTTAATAATTAGTATTTTAATAATATATTATTTATTCAAAAATAAATATAGATTTTTTAATTATATTAATTTTTAATTATATTAATATTATTAGATAAATTAAATATAATCTTTTAATTATTATTATATTATTATATTAGTATTAGTATTATTATTTTTTAGCTATTATTCTTTATTTAAAAGTAAATATAAATTATTTTCTATCTTTATAACTTTTACTTCATCTCCAATATTTAATTTTTGGAATGAATCATTCATATCTATATCAATTACACTATAATCATCAGGGTCTAAAACCTGAATATTTGTTGGGGATTTTGATATTATGGTAGTAGATTCAATATCGTCTTGTCCTTTTAAATATTCAATCTTTTCATACTCTTTCCATTTTATAGGTATTTTTTCAAAATTCTCTAAAATACGAGTAAGGATTCGTTTACCATCAATATCTAATATTTCACCATTTTTATTTTCATATCTTACAAAATCACCTATCTTAAATTGGGGTAGGCGAATAGAGATCCATATTCTATATAGTCCTTTTCCAGTAGACTTATCTTGACTTATTAATCGTGGAGATTCTTTTATGATTCCTCCAAATTCTTCTTGAAGTGCTTCAACAACTTTTCTTCCAGATTTATAAGAACCGATATAATAATCGTTTCCTTCTTTTAATTTTGCTTTTTGAACAAGATATGCCAATTTATCTTTATTATAACGATTATTCAATGTTTTATCAACAATTCTGTCTGCTTCTTCTTTTTCAATTTCACTTAATTCTCTTTCATCTGCTCTAAATTGGATAACTGCTTCGTAATACCCAGATTGTTGTTTACTACATGTTGGACAAACATCTTTTCTTAATCTAACTTCAGTTTCAAAAGATTGTTGAATATATTCTCCAAAAACTTCAGCTTTAGCTTCTATATAACATTCAGCTATAGTTCCTCTCATTTGAAGAATTTCAAGATCTATATCTATTTTTTCTTTGTCTACATGAGGATCAATATCAATAGATCTTTCTAAAGCTCTATATATTATCTCTTCTTCTGGAATTTCAGATTCTTCCCATTTTCCTTCTTCAAATTTAGCATTGCAATGGGCACATACAGTAACTTCAATATTTTCAGGAATTTTAAGAAGTGAAAGTTTTTTTAAAAAACAGTCTTGACATATCCCTTCAACTAAAGGGCTGTCTGTATTACCACACTCTGGACAAAACATTTTAACACTTTTTTATTCAATTAATAGATTATTGTTATTATTTGATTATATATTTTAATATACTATTCTTTATACAATCCTTTTATATTATCGTTCTATATTCTTATTTTATATGATAATATTGTAATATGATTGAATTGTTATTAATATAATTGAATTTAATATAAAATAAGAATATATAAGTTTATATTTTTTAATGATACTATTAATAATGTTTATGGTTTATATCTAACAATTTTTTATAAAATAGTATTTAGAATATGGTTAGTTATTTAGTTAGAATATAATATTTAAATAATAAATAAAAAGTAGCTAATAATTATTAGCTATATTTTTAAATTAGTTTTTGTTATAAATTTTATTTATAATGTTTTTAATGGAGCTTTTGCACCACAAGCTGCACATTTAAGAATGAATATTCTATCTTCTCGGATGATTCGTGTATCAGGTCTATTACATTCATGACACATTACGAATTTTTCTACATATTCATCTATTCTTTCATTAATTAGAAAATGTGTGAATTTACCTTGTAATATTGCTCTTCCACCTTCTAAATTTCCAGCTGTACCTAATTCTCTAAGTAAGAATTTAAGTAAATGTTGTGGATCTCTATTTAAAGCTTCTGCTATGTCTTTAAAATTTTGAATAAAAGTTCTATTACCTTGTATTACAGAATAAGCTTTAGGAACACTAAATCTTTTTGTTTCAAAAACTTCAGGTGGGAGCTGGTCTATAGCTCTATTTAATAAATCTTCGTATTTTTCCATAATTTTTCCTCCCTAACTATCATTATGACCTATTTTATAATCTTAAAATATCATAATACAGTATTAATTAAAAATTTGAGATATAATTTTAAAAATAATAAATGATTCAATAATAATCAGTAAATGGTCTTATCATTGGAATATATTTTTCTAAAAATATTCTATTATATTTATATTATAATTCTATTATAATTATACATTTATATTTATGTAAATAATAGTTAATATAATTTTTGATTATTTGGGTATTTATCTGTGATATTTACATAACCAAATAATTAGAAATAGGTTATAACGCGTTATAGGCTTGTGAAGCTATGGTTAATTTTTCTTTAGCTATTTTTATTCGTGCATCCACATCACTTGCAGATTTTCCAGCTTTTAAAGCACTTTCAACATCACCAATAGCAGAACCTGCTCTTAGAAGTTCTAGTTCTGCATTAATATATTGCTTTTCTTTTGCTTTATCAGATCCTGCAAATATGTCGGGTTTTGTGATGTTAAATTTAGCTTCTAAATCACTATAATTAGATTTTAAAGTAGCTAATTCATCATATTGGGTTCCAGATGAAACTTCTGAAGTTATTCCAGATGAAAGTACACTGAAACCAATGTATGCAGCAACAATAATAGTAGAAACTATCATCAAAACTCCTAATACAGATATTAGCATTGAAGTTGATTTAAATAAATTTAATCGTGATTTCCTCATTAATATTACCTTTAATTAGTTATATTTAATTATATTTAGTTAATTATTAATTATAAATTCCTAATTATTTTATAATTATATCATTTATGATTCTAATTAAGTAAAAATAGTATATCTTATTTATCGTAATAATGTTATTTATTTTATATATTAAATAACTTTTGGTATATGTCTATTTATTTATTAAAACTTTATTTTATTTTATTTTTATCTTTATATTTTCATTTTTTATATTTATATTTTTTATAATTATAAAAAATATATTATCTCAACTTTGAAATATTCATCTTAAATAAACTGAAATATTTTTATTATATAAAAATCAATGTAATTATGATGAGTACTAGTGATAAATCAAAAACTTCAATTACTAAATTTGAAGAATTTTTCTCAACAAAGTATAAAGATGATGTTTTTGAGATTTTAGAGAAGTATCCTGATGATAGATCGCTAATTGTAGATTATATGGATTTGGAAATGTTTGATCCTGATTTAGCTGATCTTTTAATAGAGAAACCAGATGATGTTCTTCTTGCTTCGGCTAAAGCTATTAAAAACATTGATCCTTTGATGAAAGATGCTGATTTAAATATAAGATTGGAAAATTTAACCAATCTAATCCAGCTTAAACATCTTCTTAGTAAATATATTGGAAAATTTGTATCTGTTGAAGGTATTGTTCGTAAAACTGATGAAATTCGTCCTAGAATTGAAACTGGGGTTTTTGAATGTAGGGGATGTATGAGACTCCATGAGGTTGAACAAACTAACAGTAATACAATAGTTGAACCATCATTATGTACTGAATGTGGAGGCAGGTCCTTTAGACTACTTCAAGAGGAATCAAAATATATTGATACTCAAACAGCTAGAGTTCAAGAGCCATTAGAAAATCTTTCTGGAGGAACTGAACCAAAACAAATACTTATAATTCTTGAAGATGATTTGGTAGATGTATTGAATCCTGGTGATAAAGTTATTATTACTGGAACTCTTAAAACTTTTAGAGAAGAAAGAAGTGGTAAATTTAAAAATTACATCTATGCTAACTTTATTAAACCTCAAGAAGAGGAATTTGAAGAGCTTGAAATTAGTGAAGAGGATGAAGAAAAAATCATCGAGTTGTCAAAAGATCCTAACATTCATGAGAAGATAATTAAATCTACAGCTCCTTCTATTAAAGGTTATAGGCAGGTTAAAGAAGCTATTGCACTTCAATTATTTGGAGGTGCAGCTAAAGAACTTGAAGATAAAACTCGTCTTAGGGGAGATATACATATTTTAATAGTTGGAGATCCAGGTATTGGTAAATCTCAAATGTTAAAATATGTTTCAAAACTTGCACCAAGAAGTATCTATACAAGTGGTAAAGGTACAACTGGAGCAGGACTTACTGCAGCAGCTGTAAGGGATGAACTTGGTGGTTGGTCTCTTGAAGCTGGAGCATTAGTTCTCGGTGATAAAGGTAATGTTTGTGTTGATGAGCTGGACAAAATGCGATCTGAAGATAGGTCTGCACTTCATGAAGCTTTAGAACAGCAAACTATAAGCATAGCTAAAGCTGGAATAATGGCTACTTTAAATTCACGTTGTTCTGTTCTTGCAGCAGCTAATCCTAAATTTGGAAGGTTTGATAGGTACAAATCTGTAGCTGAACAAATTGATTTACCTTCTCCAATTCTTTCAAGATTTGATTTGACTTTTGTAGTTGAAGACAAACCAAATGTGGAAAATGATAGGGAATTAGCTAAACA from Methanobrevibacter sp. TMH8 includes these protein-coding regions:
- a CDS encoding minichromosome maintenance protein MCM, giving the protein MSTSDKSKTSITKFEEFFSTKYKDDVFEILEKYPDDRSLIVDYMDLEMFDPDLADLLIEKPDDVLLASAKAIKNIDPLMKDADLNIRLENLTNLIQLKHLLSKYIGKFVSVEGIVRKTDEIRPRIETGVFECRGCMRLHEVEQTNSNTIVEPSLCTECGGRSFRLLQEESKYIDTQTARVQEPLENLSGGTEPKQILIILEDDLVDVLNPGDKVIITGTLKTFREERSGKFKNYIYANFIKPQEEEFEELEISEEDEEKIIELSKDPNIHEKIIKSTAPSIKGYRQVKEAIALQLFGGAAKELEDKTRLRGDIHILIVGDPGIGKSQMLKYVSKLAPRSIYTSGKGTTGAGLTAAAVRDELGGWSLEAGALVLGDKGNVCVDELDKMRSEDRSALHEALEQQTISIAKAGIMATLNSRCSVLAAANPKFGRFDRYKSVAEQIDLPSPILSRFDLTFVVEDKPNVENDRELAKHILKIHQEDSIGYEIEPELLRKYIAYARKNITPKLTNESNKVLEDFYVNMRSGAVDEDAPVPITARQLEAIIRLSEASAKIKLKDFVEEEDAKKAIALQMACLKEVGYDPETGQIDVDMVEGRTPKSERDRLQKVVDEIKELQEEYGDQAPVNVLTSNLIDQYDMSEEKVEEIIKQLKHKGVIFEPSNGYLKIV
- a CDS encoding 60S ribosomal export protein NMD3 translates to MFCPECGNTDSPLVEGICQDCFLKKLSLLKIPENIEVTVCAHCNAKFEEGKWEESEIPEEEIIYRALERSIDIDPHVDKEKIDIDLEILQMRGTIAECYIEAKAEVFGEYIQQSFETEVRLRKDVCPTCSKQQSGYYEAVIQFRADERELSEIEKEEADRIVDKTLNNRYNKDKLAYLVQKAKLKEGNDYYIGSYKSGRKVVEALQEEFGGIIKESPRLISQDKSTGKGLYRIWISIRLPQFKIGDFVRYENKNGEILDIDGKRILTRILENFEKIPIKWKEYEKIEYLKGQDDIESTTIISKSPTNIQVLDPDDYSVIDIDMNDSFQKLNIGDEVKVIKIENNLYLLLNKE
- a CDS encoding translation initiation factor IF-2 subunit beta, translated to MEKYEDLLNRAIDQLPPEVFETKRFSVPKAYSVIQGNRTFIQNFKDIAEALNRDPQHLLKFLLRELGTAGNLEGGRAILQGKFTHFLINERIDEYVEKFVMCHECNRPDTRIIREDRIFILKCAACGAKAPLKTL